One stretch of Vulpes lagopus strain Blue_001 chromosome X, ASM1834538v1, whole genome shotgun sequence DNA includes these proteins:
- the LOC121482291 gene encoding glycylpeptide N-tetradecanoyltransferase 1, translating to MADESETAVKLPAPPLPQMMEGNGNGHEHCSDCENEEDNSYNRGGLSPANDTGAKKKKKKQKKKKEKGNETDSAQDQPVKMNSLPAERIQEIQKAIELFSVGQGPAKTMEEASKRSYQFWDTQPVPKLGEVVNTHGPVEPDKDNIRREPYTLPQGFTWDALDLGDRGVLKELYGLLNENYVEDDDNMFRFDYSPDFLLWALRPPGWLPQWHCGVRVVSSRKLVGFISAIPANIHIYDTEKKMVEINFLCVHKKLRSKRVAPVLIREITRRVHLEGIFQAVYTAGVVLPKPVGTCRYWHRSLNPRKLIEVKFSHLSRNMTMQRTMKLYRLPEAPKTAGLRPMEKKDIPIVHQLLTRYLKQFHLTPVMSQEEVEHWFYPQENIIDTFVVENANGEVTDFLSFYTLPSTIMNHPTHKSLKAAYSFYNVHTQTPLLDLMSDALVLAKMKGFDVFNALDLMENKTFLEKLKFGIGDGNLQYYLYNWKCPSMGAEKVGLVLQ from the coding sequence CGATTGCGAGAACGAGGAGGACAACAGCTACAACCGGGGTGGTTTGAGTCCAGCCAATGACACTGgagccaaaaagaagaaaaagaaacaaaaaaagaagaaagagaaaggcaatgaGACAGATTCAGCCCAGGATCAGCCTGTGAAGATGAACTCTTTGCCAGCCGAGAGGATCCAGGAAATACAGAAGGCCATTGAACTATTCTCAGTGGGCCAGGGGCCTGCCAAAACCATGGAGGAGGCTAGCAAGCGAAGCTACCAGTTCTGGGACACGCAGCCTGTCCCCAAACTGGGAGAAGTGGTGAACACCCATGGTCCCGTGGAGCCTGACAAAGACAACATCCGCCGGGAGCCCTACACCCTGCCCCAGGGCTTCACCTGGGATGCCTTGGACCTGGGGGACCGTGGTGTGCTGAAAGAACTCTATGGCCTCCTGAATGAGAACTACGTGGAGGATGATGACAATATGTTCCGGTTTGACTACTCCCCGGACTTTCTGCTATGGGCTCTccggccacctggctggctcccccAGTGGCACTGCGGGGTTCGAGTGGTCTCAAGTCGGAAACTGGTTGGGTTCATCAGTGCCATCCCAGCAAACATCCACATCTATGACACAGAGAAGAAGATGGTAGAGATCAACTTCCTGTGTGTCCACAAGAAGCTGCGCTCCAAGAGGGTGGCTCCAGTCCTGATCCGGGAGATAACCCGGCGAGTTCACCTGGAGGGCATTTTCCAAGCTGTTTACACTGCCGGGGTGGTATTACCAAAGCCTGTTGGCACCTGCAGGTACTGGCATCGGTCCCTGAACCCACGGAAGCTGATTGAAGTGAAGTTCTCCCACTTGAGCAGAAATATGACCATGCAGCGTACCATGAAGCTCTACCGACTGCCAGAGGCTCCCAAGACAGCTGGGCTGCgaccaatggaaaaaaaggacattCCAATAGTGCACCAGCTCCTCACCAGGTACCTGAAGCAGTTCCACCTCACGCCAGTCATGAGCCAGGAGGAGGTGGAGCACTGGTTCTATCCCCAGGAGAATATCATTGACACTTTTGTGGTGGAGAATGCGAATGGTGAGGTGACAGATTTCCTGAGCTTTTATACGCTTCCCTCCACCATCATGAACCATCCAACCCACAAGAGTCTAAAGGCTGCTTATTCTTTCTACAACGTCCACACCCAGACCCCTCTTCTAGACCTCATGAGCGACGCCCTTGTCCTCGCCAAAATGAAAGGGTTTGATGTGTTCAATGCACTGGATCTCATGGAGAACAAAACCTTCCTGGAGAAGCTCAAGTTTGGCATAGGGGACGGCAACCTGCAGTATTACCTTTACAATTGGAAATGCCCCAGCATGGGAGCAGAGAAGGTTGGGCTGGTGTTACAATAA